From Strigops habroptila isolate Jane chromosome 1, bStrHab1.2.pri, whole genome shotgun sequence, a single genomic window includes:
- the LOC115619038 gene encoding serum paraoxonase/arylesterase 2-like: MGKLVTLAVVGIVAAFTVERLVTLWNRSYASREIDPLPLPNCQLIKGIESGSEDIDILPNGLAFISSGLKYPGLKKSFLPDKPGEIFLMDLNEDNPKAVELRFSRGFDVTSFNPHGISTYVDKDDTVYLFVVNHPHQQNTVELFKFVEDDRSLVHLKTVRHDLLTSANDVIAVGPDSFYVTNDHYFFDFIFMFLEMFLGLTWSNVVYYSPKEVKEVAAGFYSANGINISPDRKYIYIADVGDHNIHVMEKHANWSLTHVKTLQLDTLADNLSVDPSTGDVWAGCHPNGFKLFHYDLENPPGSEVLRIRNILSEEPEVTRIYADDGSVLQGSTVASIYKGKLLIGTVIHRALYCEL; this comes from the exons GAACAGGAGCTATGCTTCACGGGAAATAGACCCACTACCCCTCCCGAACTGCCAGCTCATTAAAGGGATCG AAAGTGGTTCAGAAGACATTGACATACTTCCCAACGGACTGGCGTTCATCAGCTCA GGCTTGAAATACCCAGGACTAAAGAAGAGCTTTCTACCAGACAAGCcaggtgaaatatttttgatgGATTTGAATGAAGACAATCCCAAAGCGGTAGAACTGAGATTCAGCCGAGGGTTTGATGTGACATCCTTTAACCCTCATGGAATCAGCACCTATGTAGACAAAG atGACACCGTGTACCTCTTTGTTGTGAACCATCCCCATCAGCAGAACACAGTAGAATTGTTTAAATTTGTAGAAGATGACAGATCTCTTGTGCACTTGAAAACCGTTCGACATGACCTTCTGACAAG cgCGAATGATGTGATAGCTGTGGGACCAGACAGCTTCTATGTTACCAATGACCACTACTTCTTTGACTTCATCTTTATGTTCTTGGAGATGTTCTTGGGTTTAACTTGGTCAAATGTTGTTTACTACAGTCCtaaagaagtgaaagaagtaGCAGCTGGGTTTTATTCAGCCAATGGAATTAACATTTCACCTGACAGAAA GTACATCTACATTGCAGATGTAGGTGATCATAACATCCATGTTATGGAAAAACATGCAAATTGGAGTTTAACCCATGTGAAG ACGCTGCAGCTGGACACTCTGGCCGATAATTTGTCTGTTGACCCGTCCACTGGCGATGTCTGGGCAGGATGTCATCCCAATGGGTTCAAGCTCTTCCACTACGATCTTGAGAATCCGCCTGGTTCTGAG gtcCTCCGCATCCGGAACATCCTCTCGGAGGAGCCTGAGGTGACACGCATCTACGCCGATGATGGCTCCGTGCTGCAGGGAAGCACCGTGGCATCCATCTACAAGGGAAAACTGCTCATTGGCACAGTCATCCACAGAGCTCTCTACTGTGAGCTATAG